From a region of the Mesomycoplasma ovipneumoniae ATCC 29419 genome:
- a CDS encoding cation-translocating P-type ATPase, with protein sequence MIKKEKKEKIDYKNTDKITFLEQIDKKRGLNQEQIERSKNFFGENRLPKIPEKSLFFRILLQLKEPLTLVLIFVIIISVIISSVFEHDLPFWAKLISYLEPVVIALIIAINVFFSLVQETKSKKAIDAISDLNSPVSTLIRDGKKISLKSDEILVGDILEVSSGDLISADGLVIENKELSVSEAILTGESTSVFKDEFKNWDDKAAKVYSGTSVLNGQAKILVSDVGQNTELGKIASLVTKTDELESPLQKKIAKFSKIITFIAAFLAISFFFIYIFLVENGDFNQSKHAVIISLSLAIGFIPEGLIPLVTINLIIGVKKLAKNNAIVKDLKTIETLGAVSIVCSDKTGTITENKMQIKEIYYHQIESKNFWTQAVLNTTAYSFFDNSVEKYYGDPEEILILQKAKTFEIQKEAVEKQHKFLDKIVFSSKLKFSATFYEIDNKKFLFIKGAPEIIFKKADNLDPILEEKLTQMQNLGYRIFAFGYREIENELQPNENLENYVKNINISGLVCFQDPPRKEIKPIVKDLLDAEIKTIMITGDNFHTASSIAKNVEILGPESLATGNPDWKKDDFWRENVEKFHLYSRVQPEDKLEIVGALQSKKHVVAMLGDGVNDAPSLKKADVGFAMGITGSQVSKQVANVVLADDNFKTLYQAIKIGRNIVANIKKLFVFLLVANFSMLLSVIFATLIFKEQIFTSLQILWINVVSETFGGIALGLTNISKNVMNQGFLNENKSLFNKKLIFSIMFWAIFISFLALLSFWITNSQTFSFLIISISLSSLSYILAADENIFKYKFADLKFLHLGFLASFTSILIVSFIPGINFVFSQNDFSSSNYLILKNNYNYLLLLTIFAPFVLDQILKFFKMYFKKF encoded by the coding sequence ATGATCAAAAAAGAAAAAAAAGAGAAAATCGACTATAAAAATACCGATAAAATTACATTTTTAGAGCAAATTGACAAAAAAAGGGGGCTGAATCAAGAACAAATTGAAAGATCAAAAAATTTTTTTGGCGAAAATAGACTACCAAAAATTCCGGAAAAATCGTTATTTTTCCGTATTTTATTGCAACTAAAAGAGCCGCTTACCTTAGTTTTAATTTTTGTTATTATTATTTCGGTTATTATTAGTTCGGTTTTTGAACATGATTTGCCTTTTTGAGCTAAATTAATTTCGTATCTTGAGCCAGTAGTTATTGCTTTAATTATTGCAATTAATGTTTTTTTCTCTTTGGTTCAAGAAACTAAATCAAAAAAAGCAATAGATGCAATTTCAGATCTTAACTCGCCAGTTTCGACACTAATTCGTGATGGAAAAAAAATAAGCCTAAAATCTGATGAGATTTTAGTAGGAGATATTCTTGAAGTTAGTTCTGGTGATTTAATTAGCGCCGATGGACTCGTCATTGAAAATAAAGAATTATCCGTATCTGAGGCAATTCTTACCGGTGAGTCAACATCAGTTTTTAAGGACGAATTTAAAAATTGGGATGATAAAGCCGCAAAAGTTTACAGTGGAACAAGCGTCTTGAATGGACAGGCAAAAATTTTAGTCTCAGATGTTGGCCAGAATACTGAACTTGGAAAAATTGCTTCACTTGTAACAAAAACAGACGAATTAGAATCTCCACTTCAGAAAAAAATCGCTAAATTTTCAAAAATTATCACTTTTATTGCCGCTTTTTTAGCAATTTCTTTCTTTTTTATTTATATATTCTTAGTTGAAAATGGCGATTTTAACCAGTCAAAACACGCAGTTATAATATCACTTTCACTAGCAATTGGCTTTATTCCCGAGGGTTTGATTCCGCTTGTTACTATAAATTTAATTATTGGTGTTAAAAAATTAGCAAAAAATAATGCGATTGTAAAAGATTTAAAAACAATTGAAACTCTTGGAGCAGTTTCAATTGTTTGCTCAGATAAAACTGGGACAATAACTGAAAATAAAATGCAAATTAAGGAAATTTATTATCACCAAATTGAGTCAAAAAATTTCTGGACACAAGCTGTTTTAAACACAACCGCATATAGTTTTTTTGATAACTCAGTTGAAAAATACTACGGTGATCCTGAGGAAATTTTAATTTTACAAAAGGCAAAAACTTTTGAAATTCAAAAAGAAGCAGTTGAAAAGCAACATAAATTTTTAGACAAAATTGTCTTTAGTTCCAAACTTAAATTTTCAGCTACTTTTTATGAAATTGATAACAAAAAGTTTCTTTTTATCAAAGGGGCTCCTGAAATTATTTTTAAAAAGGCAGACAATTTAGACCCTATTTTAGAAGAAAAATTAACCCAAATGCAAAATTTAGGATACCGTATTTTTGCATTTGGATATCGTGAAATTGAAAATGAACTTCAACCTAATGAAAATCTAGAAAATTATGTAAAAAACATAAATATTTCAGGCCTTGTATGCTTTCAAGACCCGCCACGAAAAGAAATTAAACCAATTGTCAAAGATCTTTTAGATGCAGAAATTAAAACGATAATGATAACAGGAGATAATTTTCACACTGCCTCATCAATTGCAAAAAATGTTGAAATTTTAGGTCCTGAATCACTTGCAACAGGCAATCCTGATTGAAAAAAAGATGACTTTTGACGTGAAAATGTTGAAAAATTTCACCTTTATTCACGTGTTCAACCTGAAGATAAATTAGAAATTGTCGGCGCACTACAATCAAAAAAACATGTTGTTGCTATGCTAGGTGACGGAGTTAACGATGCTCCTTCATTAAAAAAAGCTGATGTTGGTTTTGCAATGGGGATAACAGGCTCACAAGTTTCAAAACAAGTTGCAAATGTTGTTTTAGCGGATGATAATTTTAAAACCCTTTATCAAGCAATAAAAATTGGCCGTAATATTGTTGCAAATATTAAAAAACTGTTTGTTTTTTTACTAGTTGCTAATTTTTCAATGCTTTTATCAGTTATTTTTGCAACTTTAATTTTTAAAGAACAAATTTTTACATCACTACAAATACTTTGAATAAATGTTGTTTCTGAAACTTTCGGGGGAATCGCCCTTGGTCTTACAAATATTTCAAAAAATGTTATGAATCAAGGTTTTTTAAACGAAAATAAATCACTTTTTAATAAAAAACTGATTTTTAGCATAATGTTTTGGGCAATTTTCATCTCATTTTTAGCGCTGCTAAGTTTTTGAATCACAAATTCACAAACCTTTTCCTTTTTAATTATCAGCATTAGCCTTTCAAGTCTTTCTTATATACTTGCCGCCGATGAGAATATTTTTAAATATAAATTTGCAGATTTAAAATTTTTACACCTTGGTTTCTTAGCTAGTTTTACTTCAATTCTAATTGTTTCCTTTATTCCCGGAATAAATTTTGTTTTTTCCCAAAATGATTTTAGCAGTTCAAACTATCTTATTTTAAAAAATAATTATAATTATCTGTTACTTTTAACTATTTTTGCCCCGTTTGTATTAGACCAAATTCTAAAATTTTTTAAAATGTACTTTAAAAAATTTTAA
- a CDS encoding nucleotidyltransferase codes for MAIAIIAEYNPFHNGHIYQLEYVKKNFPNDKIYIILGGNFTQRGEISLANFETKKKIALKYGADFVIRLPFEYTSQAAHIFAQGALKLIFEHKIDKIIFGSESNDVQNLYNLANLWKNNIDEYNVHLKKALKLGNSFPNAAAIALEKISSQKIIYPNDILGFEYVKQIVLNNYPIQAYSLKRTVDYNETTPTGKFASATYLRKLISQNKSISQFSPMEFSQPVCSLALLYPKFQQIIRQKSPESLRKIWLVKEGIENLFKKHIDQPDLDSFLSATNSKRYTNSRIKRTMLYILFNIEDPSKFDETTVDLDCWKNQN; via the coding sequence ATGGCAATTGCAATTATCGCTGAGTATAATCCTTTTCATAATGGTCATATTTATCAGCTTGAATATGTTAAAAAAAACTTTCCTAATGATAAAATTTACATAATTTTAGGCGGAAATTTCACCCAACGAGGTGAGATCAGTCTTGCTAATTTTGAAACAAAAAAGAAAATAGCACTAAAATATGGAGCTGATTTTGTAATTAGATTGCCTTTTGAATATACAAGTCAAGCTGCTCATATTTTTGCCCAAGGTGCGCTAAAATTGATTTTTGAGCATAAAATAGACAAAATAATTTTTGGATCAGAATCAAATGATGTTCAAAATCTGTATAATTTAGCAAATTTGTGAAAAAATAACATTGATGAATACAATGTTCATCTTAAAAAAGCATTAAAATTAGGCAATTCTTTTCCAAATGCAGCAGCAATTGCCCTTGAAAAAATTAGTTCGCAGAAAATTATTTATCCTAATGATATTCTTGGATTTGAATATGTTAAGCAAATTGTGCTAAATAATTATCCAATTCAGGCATATAGTCTTAAAAGAACTGTTGATTATAATGAAACAACACCAACTGGAAAGTTTGCCTCAGCTACATACTTGCGAAAATTAATTAGCCAAAATAAGTCAATTTCTCAGTTTTCGCCAATGGAATTTAGCCAACCAGTTTGTTCGTTAGCCTTGTTATATCCAAAATTTCAGCAAATTATTCGTCAAAAGTCGCCTGAATCACTAAGAAAAATTTGACTAGTAAAAGAAGGAATTGAAAATTTATTCAAAAAACATATCGACCAACCGGACTTAGATAGTTTTTTGAGTGCCACCAATTCAAAACGTTATACTAATTCACGCATAAAGCGAACAATGTTGTATATTTTGTTTAATATTGAAGACCCATCAAAATTTGATGAAACCACAGTGGATCTTGATTGTTGAAAAAATCAAAATTAA
- the smpB gene encoding SsrA-binding protein SmpB — protein MKILIENKRAYFDYEIISKFTAGIVLEGWEVKSVQAKNISLVGSFCYFKGLELYLSNATISAYKGSRGQIDRSRKLLLHKHELKKIFKEKVTQKLTIIPLFVGLKNRRIKIEIALAKGKTKVDKRNAIKERDQKREVQKFLKNYY, from the coding sequence ATGAAAATTTTAATTGAAAATAAAAGAGCTTATTTTGACTATGAAATAATTAGCAAATTTACAGCGGGGATTGTCTTAGAAGGATGAGAAGTTAAATCTGTTCAGGCAAAAAATATATCGCTTGTAGGTTCTTTTTGTTATTTTAAGGGTTTAGAACTTTATTTGTCAAATGCTACAATTAGTGCTTATAAAGGATCCCGAGGTCAAATTGATCGCTCAAGAAAACTTTTATTGCACAAACATGAGTTAAAAAAAATTTTTAAAGAAAAAGTTACACAAAAATTAACAATTATTCCACTTTTTGTTGGTCTAAAAAACCGTAGAATCAAAATCGAAATTGCACTTGCAAAAGGGAAAACTAAGGTTGATAAAAGAAACGCCATAAAAGAACGAGATCAAAAAAGGGAGGTACAAAAATTTTTAAAAAATTACTATTAG
- the yihA gene encoding ribosome biogenesis GTP-binding protein YihA/YsxC, giving the protein MWKFLKSCPEQCFFEDQFAFIGRSNVGKSSLINALARQKIARISSTPGKTQLLNYYQTSQNKLIVDLPGYGYARLSHAKKDQIESMIFNYFSKNSNILLVFLLVDSQIGFTDLDFSMIEFLVSLNIKVQILANKIDKTNQSQRAKLLKVCKNLSLECLNVSAKTGTNLDKIHQIINQEKN; this is encoded by the coding sequence ATGTGAAAATTTCTCAAATCATGTCCAGAGCAGTGTTTTTTTGAAGACCAATTTGCTTTTATTGGACGCTCAAATGTGGGCAAATCCTCGCTAATTAATGCGCTAGCAAGGCAAAAAATTGCTCGTATTTCTTCTACTCCTGGGAAAACTCAGCTTTTAAATTATTACCAAACTAGTCAAAATAAGTTAATCGTTGACCTTCCAGGTTATGGCTATGCTCGCCTTTCTCATGCAAAGAAAGATCAAATTGAATCGATGATTTTTAATTATTTTAGTAAAAATAGCAATATTTTACTAGTTTTTTTGCTAGTTGACAGTCAAATCGGCTTTACTGACCTTGATTTTAGTATGATTGAATTTTTAGTTTCACTAAATATAAAAGTGCAAATTTTAGCTAATAAAATCGATAAAACTAATCAATCCCAGCGTGCAAAACTGTTAAAAGTGTGTAAAAATTTATCACTTGAGTGTTTAAATGTTTCGGCAAAAACTGGTACAAATTTAGATAAAATTCACCAAATAATTAATCAAGAAAAAAATTAA
- a CDS encoding surface lipoprotein: protein MKRIYTKKWFLGSLTVLIPTFFLAAACGQNNADKNKEDNKNPKLDKEKPNPPKQNPNPPKSDPNVQGDPVAFLDTQKGKIESDTLKLIEETKKQKENIEKTEEQTKQIEEKQAEINKELDKIQQNQSSTDDQKSDKISEDIKKEKEKLEIEKEKLEKQKKEQAEKLLKEKERLSKLEEEKRQKELEKQKIILEKNRLHIQTVNDLNAILAKIPNSLEIADQEKKSSINVATVLFRYKSKPSTFHYENFVKKIDNFDDQNYTITFSFPFEVKTVENNNDINQRRLENVELSVSKKGSDTKVTKRVNLFWDLEKSKKVQQNEEPELYQKELRPVFSKISPSILAYALVNSENETVLNSVLFGDFNAAFSEVSLSVGLKDEFLGIKSLNDEEKFSFDIISATPNDENGTLKLKVKKTKFKEQKEEIGDLQEFTFSNLKKNDKNTAEFEFEVDNNKVWPQIREKEIFKNNRQNKNELSEIQKGLIAKIIFDSLYFKIKNPDPEVLLKEFLVKDHIKNNNFFPYPQIISLEWDGMIRNDAHKKISLKLENKKLIYSFELKYANLLPNSTLTPQDQTLQFSDYKSAEIKGEIPLDQFLI, encoded by the coding sequence ATGAAAAGAATATATACAAAAAAATGGTTTTTAGGAAGTCTTACAGTTTTAATTCCAACGTTTTTTCTCGCTGCAGCATGTGGACAAAATAACGCTGATAAAAATAAGGAAGATAACAAAAATCCGAAATTAGACAAAGAAAAGCCTAATCCACCAAAACAAAACCCTAATCCACCAAAAAGTGATCCTAATGTGCAAGGAGATCCTGTTGCTTTTCTTGACACACAAAAAGGTAAAATTGAATCAGACACTTTGAAATTAATCGAAGAAACAAAAAAACAAAAAGAAAATATCGAAAAAACAGAAGAACAAACAAAACAAATTGAAGAAAAACAAGCAGAAATAAACAAAGAACTTGATAAAATTCAACAAAATCAATCTTCAACTGATGATCAAAAAAGTGATAAAATTTCAGAAGATATCAAGAAAGAAAAAGAAAAATTAGAAATTGAAAAAGAAAAATTAGAAAAACAAAAAAAGGAACAAGCCGAAAAACTACTTAAAGAAAAAGAACGCCTCTCAAAACTTGAGGAAGAAAAAAGACAAAAAGAACTAGAAAAACAAAAAATAATACTTGAAAAAAACAGACTTCACATTCAAACAGTCAATGATTTAAATGCTATTTTAGCAAAAATTCCAAATTCTTTAGAAATAGCTGACCAAGAAAAAAAATCATCAATTAATGTTGCAACTGTGCTTTTTCGTTATAAGTCAAAACCTTCAACTTTTCATTATGAAAATTTTGTAAAGAAAATTGATAACTTTGATGACCAAAATTATACAATTACCTTTAGTTTTCCTTTTGAGGTTAAAACTGTTGAAAATAACAACGATATTAACCAAAGAAGGCTAGAAAATGTTGAACTTTCAGTGTCCAAAAAAGGTTCAGACACAAAAGTAACAAAACGAGTGAACCTTTTTTGAGATTTAGAAAAATCAAAAAAGGTTCAACAAAATGAAGAGCCAGAATTATACCAAAAAGAATTACGACCTGTTTTTAGCAAAATAAGTCCTTCAATTTTGGCATACGCATTAGTCAATTCTGAAAATGAAACTGTTTTAAATTCGGTACTTTTTGGCGATTTTAATGCTGCATTTAGTGAAGTTTCACTTTCAGTTGGTCTTAAAGATGAATTTTTAGGGATAAAATCACTAAATGATGAGGAAAAATTTTCCTTTGATATTATAAGTGCAACTCCTAATGATGAAAATGGGACTTTAAAACTTAAAGTAAAAAAGACAAAATTTAAAGAGCAAAAAGAAGAAATTGGTGATCTTCAAGAATTTACTTTTTCCAATTTAAAGAAAAATGACAAAAATACAGCTGAATTTGAATTTGAGGTTGACAATAATAAAGTTTGACCTCAAATAAGAGAAAAAGAAATTTTTAAAAACAATAGACAAAATAAAAATGAACTATCAGAAATTCAAAAAGGACTAATAGCTAAAATAATTTTTGACAGTCTCTATTTTAAAATAAAAAACCCCGATCCTGAGGTTCTTTTAAAGGAATTTTTAGTCAAAGATCATATTAAAAACAACAACTTTTTCCCTTATCCACAAATTATTTCCCTAGAATGAGATGGCATGATCAGAAATGATGCCCACAAAAAAATTAGTCTCAAACTAGAAAATAAGAAGTTAATTTATAGTTTTGAACTAAAATATGCAAATCTTTTACCAAATTCAACGCTGACTCCTCAAGATCAGACGCTTCAATTTTCAGATTACAAAAGCGCTGAAATTAAAGGTGAAATTCCCCTTGATCAATTTTTAATTTAA
- a CDS encoding MIP family Ig-specific serine endopeptidase, whose product MKKNNKEIRKLKIFLITSGSIVTPLSAVAFLVACHEKEQPKVTKPNASLDSTKETITTPPQNNPQNGQQDFAPHFNPNFIQRGIEIAKRLREQQKQELASNLVKLTDAQAYEKLKNRTFAIAFNSVDKTDENNPDDVVKYEPTGTGWLLDAAYNENKTEVMLYIATNAHVFARSFNTLDSKYKDTFPEYFTEPNNAEKVDSFIIGMPKKDANIQAIDNNSRPDANNTPVYFINKQLGGGSEIGIEGIFDNPKTVFVALNIFDNQTNEQLKQTSATSPGSQKINNGIGKDFAVFGLKVNLAKLDELILKNDANKENLQLFKEHIEKAIIDIEQDIAKFQTQQYPNHDKKTVPYISYDYTSIYQKDIVEPEKLGIGKSAILSPNTTKLYLLGYPSLDGQQFLMRNYPKNLTNKAFAISNDSFSNGLALNDILSPNRSYSSFGFITFIENSGLYYGASGSLVINDYGLPVGIYSAVQTRGGNLDISGKAGYTPFVQIADFDSYGLAHNLIDGTNKKLFPKQEKSYRQNLKKLSENEGEFKDFRKTLLFPDGP is encoded by the coding sequence ATGAAAAAAAATAATAAAGAAATAAGAAAATTGAAAATATTTTTAATCACTTCCGGTTCAATTGTTACACCTTTAAGTGCAGTGGCCTTTCTAGTTGCTTGCCATGAAAAAGAACAACCAAAAGTAACAAAACCAAACGCTTCATTAGATAGTACAAAAGAAACAATAACTACTCCACCACAAAATAACCCGCAAAATGGCCAACAGGATTTTGCCCCTCATTTCAATCCGAATTTTATACAAAGAGGAATAGAAATTGCTAAACGCTTAAGAGAACAACAAAAACAAGAATTAGCATCTAATTTAGTAAAATTAACAGATGCGCAAGCATATGAAAAGCTAAAAAACAGAACTTTTGCAATCGCCTTCAATAGTGTTGACAAAACAGATGAGAACAATCCTGATGATGTTGTCAAATATGAGCCGACAGGAACAGGTTGATTATTAGATGCTGCTTACAATGAAAACAAGACGGAAGTAATGTTGTATATCGCTACAAATGCTCACGTTTTTGCTAGATCTTTTAACACTTTAGATTCAAAATATAAAGACACTTTCCCTGAATATTTTACTGAGCCAAACAATGCCGAAAAAGTAGATAGCTTTATTATTGGTATGCCAAAAAAAGATGCTAACATCCAAGCAATTGATAATAACTCAAGACCAGATGCAAACAATACTCCCGTTTACTTTATTAACAAGCAATTAGGAGGAGGGAGTGAGATTGGTATCGAAGGAATTTTTGATAATCCCAAAACTGTCTTTGTGGCATTAAATATTTTTGATAATCAAACAAATGAGCAACTAAAACAAACATCGGCCACATCTCCTGGTAGTCAAAAAATAAACAATGGAATTGGTAAAGATTTTGCCGTTTTTGGACTAAAAGTTAATTTAGCAAAATTAGATGAGCTCATTTTAAAAAATGATGCAAACAAGGAAAATCTTCAATTATTCAAAGAGCATATCGAAAAGGCAATTATAGACATCGAGCAAGATATTGCTAAGTTTCAGACACAACAGTATCCAAATCATGACAAAAAGACAGTACCTTATATAAGTTATGATTATACCTCAATTTATCAAAAAGATATTGTTGAGCCAGAAAAATTAGGAATTGGCAAATCTGCCATTTTATCTCCTAATACCACAAAACTTTATTTATTAGGTTATCCAAGCCTTGATGGACAACAATTTTTGATGAGAAATTATCCAAAAAACTTAACTAACAAGGCTTTTGCAATTTCCAACGATAGTTTTAGCAATGGTTTAGCGCTAAATGACATCCTCAGCCCTAACAGAAGTTATTCTTCTTTTGGCTTTATAACCTTTATTGAAAATAGTGGACTATATTATGGAGCCTCTGGGTCGCTCGTCATTAATGATTATGGCTTACCTGTTGGTATTTATTCTGCTGTTCAAACCAGAGGAGGTAATTTAGACATTAGTGGCAAAGCTGGTTATACTCCTTTTGTCCAAATTGCTGATTTTGACTCTTATGGACTAGCACACAACTTAATTGATGGTACAAATAAAAAACTGTTTCCCAAACAAGAAAAATCATATCGGCAAAACTTAAAAAAATTATCTGAAAATGAAGGCGAATTTAAAGATTTTCGCAAAACTTTACTATTTCCAGATGGCCCTTAA